CAGCTCGTCGGCCAGGGTGATCTTGGTGTAGGCGAGCAGCACCGAGAGCTCGGGCTGGGACAGGCCGCGGCCGGCCTGCTGGCGGTCGCGGATCTGCTTCTCGGTGGGCAGGTACTCCAGCGCCCGGTCGAGCTGCCCGTTGGCCTCCAGCCGGTTGATCATGCGGGAGTGCACGTTGACCATGCTGGCGGCCTGCGCGACGGCGTTGGCGAGCACCACGTTCTGCGCGTAGTTGTTGCGCAGCACCAGGTGGCCGACCTCGTCGGTCATCGCGGCGAGCAGCGCGTTGCGCTGCTTGACCGTCATGTCGCCGTCCGCCACGACCTGGTTGAGCAGGATCTTGATGTTCACCTCGTGGTCGGAGGTGTCCACGCCGGCGGAGTTGTCGATGGCGTCGGTGTTGATCCAGCCGCCGGTGCCCTGCGGGCCGCCGGTGGAGGCGAACTCGATCCGGCCGAGCTGGGTGCAGCCGAGGTTGCCGCCCTCGCCGACCACCCGGGCCCGGACGTCGCCGCCGTTGACCCGGATGGCGTCGTTGGCCTTGTCGCCGACCTCGGCGTTGGTCTCGGTGGCGGCCTTGATGTAGGTGCCGATGCCGCCGTTCCAGAACAGGTCGACGGGGGCCTGCAGGATCGCCTTCATCAGCTCGGCGGGGGTGAGCTTGGCGGCGTCGACGCCGAGCCGCTCGCGGACCTGCGCGGAGAGCGCGATGGACTTGGCGGAGCGCGGGAACACGCCGCCGCCCGCGGAGATCAGCGACTTGTCGTAGTCGTCCCAGGAGCTGCGCGGCAGGTCGAACAGCCGGCGGCGCTCGGCGTGCGAGACGGCCGCGTCCGGGTTCGGGTCGAGGAAGATGTGCCGGTGGTCGAAGGCGGCGACCAGCCGGATGTGCTCGGACAGCAGCATGCCGTTGCCGAACACGTCGCCGGACATGTCGCCGATGCCGACGACGGTGAAGTCCTCGGACTGGGTGTCGACGCCGAGCTCGCGGAAGTTCCGCTTGACGGACTCCCAGGCACCGCGGGCGGTGATGCCCATGCCCTTGTGGTCGTAGCCGGCCGAGCCGCCGGAGGCGAACGCGTCGCCGAGCCAGAAGCCGTACGACTCGGCCACGCCGTTGGCGATGTCGGAGAAGGTCGCGGTGCCCTTGTCGGCGGCGACCACCAGGTAGGTGTCGTCCTCGTCGTGCCGGACCACGTCCAGCGGGTGCACGACCTCGCCGGCCACCAGGTTGTCGGTGATGTCGAGCAGCGCCGAGATGAAGGTCTTGTACGAGGCGATGCCCTCGGCCAGCCAGGCGTCCCGGTCGACCGCCGGGTCGGGCAGCTGCTTGGCGACGAAGCCGCCCTTGGCGCCGACCGGCACGATCACGGTGTTCTTGACCATCTGGGCCTTGACCAGGCCGAGGATCTCGGTGCGGAAGTCCTCGCGCCGGTCGGACCAGCGCAGGCCGCCGCGGGCGACCTTGCCGAAGCGCAGGTGGACGCCCTCGACCCGGGGCGAGTACACCCAGATCTCGAAGGCGGGGCGCGGCGCGGGCAGGTCCGGGATGGCCTTCGGGTCGAACTTCATCGACACGTACGAGTGCCAGTGGCCCTCGCTGTCGTGCTGGAAGAAGTTGGTCCGCAGGGTGGCCGTGATCAGGTGCAGGAAGGAGCGCAGGATGCGGTCCTCGTCCAGCGAGGCGACCTCGTCGAGGGCCCCGGACAGCTCCTCCAGGATGGCCTCGGAGAGTTCCTCGGCGCCGGAGCGGTGGCTGGGCGACAGCCGCGCCTCGAACAGGTTGATCAGCAGCCGGGTGGTGTGGGTGTTGTTGCGGAGCGCGTCCTCCATGTAGTCCTGGGAGAACGTGGAGCCCGCCTGCCGCAGGTACTTGGCGTACGCGCGCAGCACCATGGCCTGACGCCAGGTCAGCTTGGCGGTGAGGACCAGCTCGTTGAAGCCGTCGTTCTCCGCCTGGCCGAGCCAGGTGGCGGAGAAGGTGTCCTGGAAGCGCTCGCGGTCCTCCTCGGTGAGGTCGGTGCCCTCGCGCAGCTTCAGGCCGAAGTCGACCACCCAGGCGGTGCTGCCGTCGGTGCGGCGCAGCGCGTAGGGGTGCTCGTCGAGCACCTCGACGCCCAGGCGCTGCAGGACCGGCAGCACCTCGGTGAGCGAGATCGGGCCGCCGACCCGGTAGATCTTGAAGCGGCGCTCGTCGTCGCCGGCGCCGACCGGCTGGTACAGGTTGAGCCGGAAGTCGCCCTCGCCGGCGAGCGATTCGATCTGCTTGAGGTCGGCGACGGCGGTCCGCGGCGGGAAGTCGGCGCGGTAGCCGTCGGGGAAGGCGTTGGCGTACTTGTGCGAGAGTTCGGCGGCCTTCTCCTCGCCGAACTCGGTGCCCAGCTGGTCGTTGAAGCCGTCCATCCAGAACCGGGCGGCGTCGGCCAGCCGGTTCTCGATCCGCTCGATGTCGGAGTCGGACAGCTGCGGCAGCTCGGTGCCGGGGGCGACCCGGACCACGAAGTGCAGGCGGGTCAGGACCGACTCGGTGGCGTACACCGTGTAGTCGATGGTGTCGCCGTTCAGCTCGTCCTTGAGGATGTCCATCAGGGCGAGCCGGATGCGGGTGGTGTAGCGGTCGCGCGGCAGGTAGACGTACGCCGAGTAGTAGCGGCCGTAGTCGTCCTGACGGAGGAACAGGCGCAGCCGGCGGCGCTCCTGCAGGTACAGCACGCTGGTGGCGATGGACTGCAGTTCCTCGGCGGCGGTCTGGAACATCTCGTCGCGCGGGAAGGTCTCCATGATCTGGAGCAGGTCGCGCCCGTCGTGGCTGTCGCCGGAGAAGCCCGCGGCGGCCAGCACCTCCTGCACCTTGCGGCGCACCACCGGGATCCGGGTGACCGACTCGGTGTAGGCGGCGGAGGAGAACAGGCCGAGGAAGCGGCGCTCGCCGACCGGCTCGCCGGCCGCGTTGAACTTCTTCACGCCGACGTAGTCGAGGTACGCGGGGCGGTGCACGGTGGCCCGGCTGTTGGCCTTGGTGAGGACCAGCAGCTTCTTCTCGTGCGCCTTGGCGCGGACCGGGGCGGAGAGCCGGCCGAACGCCTCGGAGACCGGGTGGTGGTCGGTGTCGTGGCTCAGCGGGTCGGCCCGCAGGATGCCGAGGCCGGTCCCGGCGACCGCCTTCAGCACCTCCTCGCCCTGGTGCTCGACCAGGTCGTACTCGCGGTAGCCGAGGAAGGTGAAGTGGTCGTCGGCGAGCCAGCGCATCAGCTCCCAGGCCTCGCCGACCTCCTGCTCGGGCAGGTGCGCGGGGGCTCCTCGGCGAGTTCGTCGGCCAGTCGGAGCGCGGAGTCGCGCATCTTCGACCAGTCCTCGACGACCTCGCGGACGTCGCCCAGCACCCGGCGCAGGTTGGCCTCGATGGTGCGGAGGTCCTCGCGGTCGGTCTCGCGGTCGATCTCGATGTGCATCCAGGACTCGACCACGGCGTCCGCGGGCCACTCGGCGCCGGCGGCCTGCGCGCGGTTGCAGGCGTCGACGTCGAGGATCTCCAGCAGCTTGCCGGTGATGTCGCGGCGCACGGCCAGCTGCGGGTGCACGACCAGGTGGATGGCCCGGTCCAGGCGGGTCAGCTCGTTGGTGACCGAGTCGACCAGGAACGGCATGTCGTCGGTGACGACCTCGACCACGGTGTGGCCGCAGGACCAGCCGTTCTCCTCGACGGTCGGGGTGGACACCCGGACCTCGGCGGTCCCCTGCGGGCGCTTGAGGCCCAGCCGGTAGTGGGAGGCCGCGGCGCCGTAGAGATCGACCGGGTCCCGGCTGATCACGTCCTCGGGCGCCGTGTGGAGGTAGTAGTGGTGCAGGTAAGCGGCCAGAGCACCGTTGCTCAGGCCCTCCCCCGGCGCCGCTCCCCCCACCTGGCTGTTCTCAGCGGCTGCTGCTGCTTTCCTGAGCAGGTCGGCCTTGGCTGCGTCCAGCTTGGTCTGCATGGCTGTTTGGCTCCTGTCGCGCGCCGTTGCGTGACTCGGTGATGACTGTGGGTGCACCGCCGGGCCCCGTCGGCAATCCTCCCGTACACGAGGGGTGAAAAGCGCTCAAGGCACGCATGAGTCGCGTTCCGCCCGGGTACGACAGCACGTTTGGCCTGCCTGACCGATAACCGGCGACGCCAGTCAGCCTAACCTGACGAAACGAAGGTGTCAGGGGACACGGAGGAGCAATCCCGCAGGAAGATCGAGCCTTCCTGGACACCTTGTCCAAACCCGCTCGAACGCCCCGTCCGTCATTCGGGTGACCACTCCATGTGCGGGTGGACGTAGTCGGTCGGCGGGGCGAACGTCTCCTTGATCGAGCGGGTGGACGTCCAGCGCAGCAGGTTCGCGACCGAGTCCGCCCGGTCCGTGCCGGACGACTCCTCGTTGACCCGCAGGTCGCGCGCGGCGAACCGGAGCCGCTCCACCGCTCCCGCGATCGCCCGCCGGTCCTGTGCGAACACCGCGCCGGCCGGGCGGTCCGCGGCGTCCCGGCCGACCCGCTCCAGGGTCTCCTCCCAGCGGGTGTCGTCGTACACCTGTACGGCCAGCACCGGGCCCGGGCAGCCGCTGTACCGGTCGCCGCCGAGCAGCACCGTCGGCCGGACGAACCAGCCGATCGCGTCGTCGTGCTGACCCCCCGCCAGCAGCTGCACCTGCGGATCCGCCCCGGCCCGCCCGATCGCGCCGCGGACCTCCGCGAACGCCCGGGCGTCGATCAGCGCGCCCATGAAGTTGCTCAGGTCGGTGACGTCGCCGACGGTCAGCGCGTCCACCTCGCCGAGGAAGTCGTCCTTGATCCGCCGCCACAGGCCGCGCGGCAGGTACGCCCGGGACAGCGCCGAGCCCTTCTGGCCCTGGTACTCGAACGCGCCGCGGATCAGCGCGGTGCGCAGCGCCGCCGGGTCCGCCGAGGGGTGGGCGAGCAGGAAGTCCTTGCCGCCGGTGTCGCCGACGATCCGCGGGAAGCTGCGGTAGCGGGCGATGTTCAGGCCGATCTCCCGCCACAGCTGCTGGAACACCGCGGTGGAGCCGGCGAAGTGCAGCCCCGCCAGCGCCGGGTGGGTGAGCGCCACCTCGGACACCGCCTGCCCGTCGCCGGTGACCAGGTTGATCACGCCGGGCGGCAGGCCGGCCTCCTCCAGCAGGAGCATCAGGAAGTGCGCGGCCGGCGTCTGGCCCGGTGCGGGCTTCCACACCACGGTGTTGCCGAGCAGCGCGGGAGCGGTCGCCAGGTGGCCGGCGACCGCGGTGGAGTCGAACGGGGTGATCGCGCAGACGAAGCCCTCCAGCGGGCGGTGGTCGGCGCGGTTCCACACCCCCGGGCCGGAGACCGGCTGTTCGGCCAGGAGCCGGCGGGCGTGGTGCACGTCCGAACGCCAGCGGTCGACCGTCCCGCACACCGCGTCGATCTCCGCCTGCTGCGCTGTCTTCGACTGGGCCAGCATGGTGGCCGCCGCCAGCGTCTCCCGCCACGGCCCGGCCAGCAGGTCGGCGGCGCGCAGGAACACCGCCGCCCGGTCGTCGAAGGACAGGGCGCGCCACTCCGGCGCGGCCGCCAGCGCGGCGTCCACCGCGGCGCGCACGTCGGCGGCGGTCGCGTTGCCCAGCACGCCGAGCTTCGCCGCGTGGTGGTGCGGCTGCGCCGGCTCGATCCGCTCGCCGCCGCCGAGTCGCCGCTCCCCGCCGACGATCATCGGGAACGCCGTGTGCTGCCCGGCCAGTTCGTCCAGTCTGCGGACCAGCCGGGCCCGTTCCGGACTGCCCGGCGCGTAGCTGCGCGCCGGTTCGTCGGCGGGAGTCGGGACGTTGGTGACCGCATCGATCGGCATGGTGCTCAGGTACTCCGTACGGTGGTGCTCGGTTGGTCCCCCCAGAGTGAACGCGCCCGCCCCGGTTGACGTGCCGTGACACGCCTAGCGGACGAGTTCCTCCGCCACCGCGACCGCCTCGGCGAGCGAGTCCACCACCGGCACGCCCACCGGCAGCAGCTTCTCCCGGGTGTGCGAACCCCCGGTGTACAGCACCGACTTGATGCCCGCCGACAGGGCCGCCTCGGCGTCGTCCGCCGCGTCCCCGATCAGCACCGTCCGCCCGCGGTCGATCTCCCCGCCGAGCGCCTCCAGGTGCGCCGCCAGGTGCCCGGCCTTGCGGCCGCCGGACTCGCCGCGCCGGCCGTCGACCCGCAGGAAGTGCGAGGTCAGCCCGAACCCGTCCACTGCGGGCAGCAGCTTCTCGTGCTCGTACATCGACAGCACCGACTGGCTCCGCCCGCCCGCCGCCCACCCGGCCAGCAGCTGCTCCACGCCCGGCGTCAGCCCGCACCCGGGGAACAGCTCCAGGTACTTGACGTGGAACGCGTCGTCCAGCGCCAGCCACTCCGCCGCCGTCGGGATCCGCCCCAGCAGCCGCTCGTAGAACCGCGGGATCGGGATCTCGTACTGCGCCCGGTACTCCTCCAGCGTCATCGGCGCGATCCCGACGGTCGCGAACGCGGCGTTGCTCGCCCCCAGCACCGCTGTCATGTCCTGCAGCAGCGTGCCGTTCCAGTCCCAGACTATGTGTGTGCGCACCCGCCAAGGGTATGCGCCGCCGGACCTCAGTCCAGCTCGTCCGGGTGCGGGCCGGTGCGCAGGCCGCGGTCGGTGGCCGCGATCGCCGCCAGCTCCTCGTCGGTGAGGGCGAAGTCGAGGACGTCGAGGTTCTGCCGGATCCGGGCCGGGGTGACCGACTTGGGGATGACCAGGTTGCCGAGCTGCAGGTGCCAGCGCAGCACGACCTGGGCGGCGGACCTGCCGGTGCGCTCCGCGATCGCGGTGATCGCCGGGTCGTCGAGGACGGCGCCCTGGGCGAGCGGGCTCCACGCCTCGGTGGCGATGCCGTGCGCGGCGTGGAAGGCCCGCAACTCGGCCTGCTGGAGCGCCGGGTGGAGTTCGATCTGGTTGACGGCCGGGACCAGCGCGCTGTGCTCCAGCAGCCGGGTCAGGTGCGCGGGCTGGAAGTTGGAGACGCCCGCCGCCCGGATCCGGCCCTCGGCGGCCAGCCGCTCGATCGCCCGCCAGGAGTCGAGGTAGCGGTCGCGACCCGGGGCCGGCCAGTGGATCAGGTACAGGTCGACCTGCTCCAGCCCGAGCCGGTCCAGGCTGTCGTCGAACGCCCGGAGGGTCGCGTCGTAGCCCTGGTCGGCGTTCCACAGCTTGGTGGTGACGAACAACTCCTCGCGCGGCAGCCCGGAGGCGGCCAGCGCCTGCCCGACGCCGCGCTCGTTGCCGTAGATCGCGGCGGTGTCGATGCTCCGGTACCCCGCCTCCAGCGCGGTGGTGACGGCGGCGGCGGTCTCCTGGTCCGGGACCTGGAAGACGCCGAAGCCGAGCTGCGGCATCCGGACGCCGTTGTTCAGCGTGACGGAGGGAACGGTGGTGCTCATGTCGGTTCTCCAGTAGAGGTGTTGACGGTCGATCAGTGGGACGGGACGGGGATCCGGGCGGGCGCCGGAGCGGTCGTGCGGCGCTCCAGGGCGGCCGAGACCACGGCCAGCACCAGCGCGGAGCCGGCCATCAGCGCGCCCACCCAGTTCGGGGCGGTCCAGCCCAGGCCGGCGCCGATCACGGCGCCGCCGAGCCACGCGGCCAGCGCGTTGCCGAGGTTGAACGCGCCGATGTTGACGGCCGAGGCCAGCGTCGGGGCGCCGTGCGCCTGGTCCAGGACGCGCTTCTGCAGCGGCGGCACGGTGGCGAAGCCGAGCGCGCCGACCAGCAGCAGGGTGGCGGCCGCGGCGACCTGGTGGTGCGCGGTGACGGTGAACAGGGCGAGCGCCACGGTCAGCGCGCCGAGCGTGGTGAACAGCATCGGCATCAGCCGGCGGTCGGCGAACCGGCCGCCCAGCAGGTTGCCGAGGAACATCCCCACGCCCAGCAGCACCAGCAGCCAGGTGACCGCACCCGCCGAGAACCCGGCGACCTCCGTCATCATCGGCTTGATGTAGGTGATCGCGGCGAACACGCCGCCGAACCCGAGCACGGTCATGGCCATCGCCAGCACCACCTGCACGTTCCGGAACGCGGCCAGCTCCCGGCGCAGGTGCGCGCCCGCGGGCCTGGGCAGCTCGGGCACCAGCCTGGCGATGCCGAGCAGCCCGACCAGGCCGAGCACGGCGACCGCGGCGAAGGTGGCCCGCCAGCCGATGCTCTCCCCGATGAACGTGCCCAGCGGCACGCCGACGATGTTGGCGACCGTCAGCCCCGTGAACATGGTGGCGATCGCACCGGCCTTCTTGTCGGGCGCGACCAGTTCGGCGGCGACCACCGACCCGATCCCGAAGAACGCGCCGTGCGCCATCGAGGCGACGATCCGCCCGGCCAGCATCGCCCCGAACCCGGGGGCGAACGCCGACAGCAGGTTGCCGGCGGTGAACAGCACCATCAGCAGCATCAGCATCCGCTTGCGGCTGACCCGCGTTCCGAGCGCGGTCATCAGCGGTGCGCCGAGGACCACGCCGATCGCGTACCCCGTGACCAGCAGACCCGCGGTGGGGATCGTCACCCCGAAGTCGCCGGCGATCTCGGGCAGCAGGCCCATGACCACGAACTCGGTCGTCCCGATCCCGAACGCCCCGATGGCGAGGGCCAGAAGCGCGAGAGGCATGACGCGTCCCTCCAGGTGATTGCTATTGCGCCTTACGTGCTTCGACAATAATTGCAGACGCACACACTTGCAAACGCAACAGTTGCACACGCCTCCGATCCTCTGCCCGAGCATGCGAAAACCCCGCCGCGGCCGGAGCCGGGCGGGGTTCGGGGGGTGGCGGGTCAGCCGAGCAGGTTGGGGATCTCCTGGGTGGCGAACCAGAGCAGGTCGTGGTCCTCGGCGCCGTCCACGGTGAACTGGGCGTCCTGGTCGCCGTTGTCGGCGGCGACGATCGCGGCGACCGCGGCGGCGACGTCGGCCAGCACGTCGGGATCGGTGTCGTCGGCGTGGACCGCAGCGGCCTTGGCGAGGCGGATCGGGCCCGCCAGGACGACCCGGCCGAGGGAGGCCTGGTCCTGGTACTCGTCGCCGGGGAAGGCGGAGACCGCACTGTCGGCGATCTCGACCGCGAGCACCACCCGGCGGCGGGGCGCCTCGGGGTCGGCGGCCAGCAGGCGGACGGAGGAGAGCGCCGCGCGGTTGAGGGCGGCGTACTCGAGCTCCTCCAGGTCGTCGCTGACGTACCACTCGCGCAGGGCGGGCGTCACGGCGTAGGCGACGCTCTGCTCCAGGACGCCCTCGGGGTGCGCCACCGCCAGGTCGTTCAACGTGGTGGGCACGTACACGCGCATCGGGGGAACCCTTCCTCGGTCACTGCGACGGGTCAAGAATACGCAGCCCGCCCCGCCGTGGTGCGCCGATCGGGTTGCGGCCGACGTCCCCCTACGTGCCCACCGTCCCGCCGACGCCCCGTCAACCTCCGTACCGGGCGACGGGACACGGCGCCCTTGGCGCGGCGGGAGCGCCACCCGCACAGGTGAATCGCACAGCGGGGCCGCCGTACCGGGAGCCGCATTGGGCGGGGCCTGCCCCAGCCGATACCAAGGACCACACCGTGCACCCCACCACCGAGAAGGACCCGATGACCGAGCAGCTCACCCGGACGCCCGGCCCCCGCATCCGACCGCTGGTGCACCCGGTGCACGCCCCGGGCCACCCGGCCGCGCGCCGCCCGGTCCGCCATCCCCACCAGCCGGGTGACGCGGTGCGCGCCACGCGCAACCCCCGGGCCGGCTGCGCGCCCGCCCAGGCCCCCGGGCGGCCGCGCACGGCCGCGCCGACCAGCACCGGGCACGCCGACCTCGCGGCCCGGTTCGCGCACCGCCTGGTCGAGGTGCTGTGCGGGGTCCGCCCGGTCCACCAGCTGCAGCGGCACACCACGCTGCCGGGGTTCCACCAGCTCGCGGCGCTGGTCCGCTCCGGGCCGCTGCGGCCGCGCGGGCGGGTGCTGCGGCCGCGGCTGGGCCGGGTGCACGACTCGGCGCCCGGGCCGGGCGCGCTGGAGGCCTGCGTGCGGGTCGAACTCGGGCCCCGGCACCACATGCTGGCGTTCCGCCTGGAGCAGCACACCCGCACCGGCCAGTGGCAGTGCGCCGCGGTGGAGACCCGGTGAACGGCGACGGGGCGCCACTCCGAGCGGAGTGACGCCCCGTCAGGACCGGGCCGGGTCAGGCCTTGCGGCGACGGCCGCCCTTCGCGGCCTTGGCGGCCTTGCGGCGCTCGGCGCGGGTCAGGCCGTCCCCGTCGGAGATCAGCCCGTCGTCGTCGAACTCGCCCTCGATGACGCCGCCGCCGATCTCGTCGGACGGGGCGGTGTAGTGGAGCTTCTTGCGCTCCGGGGCCTCCAGGCCCTTGGCCCGGATCTCCGGGCGGGCCGCGGGGACGGCGTCCTTCTCCAGCTTCTCGAGCAGCACCTGCTCGTCGTCCGGGACCGGCACCTCCTCGACCTGCTGCTCGACCTGGACCTCCAGGTTGAACAGGTAGCCGACGGACTCCTCCTTGATGCCCTCCATCATCGCGGAGAACAGGTCGAAGCCCTCGCGCTGGTACTCGACCAGCGGGTCGCGCTGGGCGTAGGCGCGCAGCGCGATGCCCTCCTGCAGGTAGTCCATCTCGTAGAGGTGCTCGCGCCAGCGGCGGTCCAGCACCGAGAGGACGACGCGGCGCTCCAGCTCGCGCATGATCTGCTCGCCGAGCTGGTCCTCGCGGCGGCCGTAGGCGGCGGCGATGTCCTCCTGGATGGCCTTGGTGAGGAGCTCGGGGGTGAGGCCGCCGCTGTCCGCGGCCTCCTCCTCCAGCTCGTCCAGGTCGAGCTGGACGGGGTAGAGCTGCTTGAGCGCCGTCCACAGCTTCTCGAGGTCCCAGTCGTCCTCGAAGCCCTCGCCGGTGGCGGCGGCGACGTACGCGGCGACGGTGTCGTCCATGAAGTGGCCGACCTGCTCCTGCAGGTCCTCGCCCTCCAGGACGCGGCGGCGCTCGCCGTAGATGACCTCGCGCTGGCGGTTGAGGACCTCGTCGTACTTGAGGACGTTCTTGCGGATCTCGAAGTTCTGCTGCTCGACCTGGGTCTGCGCGGAGGCGATGGCCCGGGTCACCATCTTCGACTCGATCGGCACGTCCTCCGGGACGTTCGCCATCGACAGCACCCGCTCGACCATGCCGGCCTTGAACAGGCGCATCAGGTCGTCGCCGAGCGAGAGGTAGAACCGGGACTCGCCCGGGTCGCCCTGGCGGCCGGAGCGGCCGCGCAGCTGGTTGTCGATCCGGCGGGACTCGTGGCGCTCGGTGCCGAGGACGTACAGGCCGCCGATCTCCTGCACCTCCTCCTGCTCCGCCTTGACCGCGAGCTTGGCCTTCTCCATCGCGGCGGGCAGCGCGCTCTCGTACTCCTCCGGGGTCTCCTCCGGAGTGATGCCGCGCTGCGCCAGCTCGGCGGCCGCCAGGTGCTCGGGGTTGCCGCCGAGCATGATGTCGGTGCCGCGGCCGGCCATGTTGGTGGCGACGGTGACGGCACCCTTGCGGCCCGCCTGGGCGACGATCTGCGCCTCGCGCTCGTGGTGCTTGGCGTTCAGCACCTCGTGCGGGATGCCGCGCTTGCGCAGCTCCTGCGACAGGTACTCGGACTTCTCGACCGACACGGTGCCGACCAGCACCGGCTGGCCCTTCTCGTGGCGCTCGGCGATGTCCTCGACCACGGCGGCGAACTTGGCCGGCTCGGACTTGTAGATCAGGTCCGGCTGGTCGATCCGCTTGGGGCTCTTGTTGGTCGGGATCGGGACCACGCCGAGCTTGTAGATCTGGTGGAACTCGGCCGCCTCGGTGGTGCCGGTACCGGTCATGCCGGACAGCTTGCCGTAGAGGCGGAAGAAGTTCTGCAGGGTGATGGTGGCCAGCGTCTGGTTCTCGTTCTGGACCTCGACGCCTTCCTTGGCCTCGATCGCCTGGTGCATGCCCTCGTTGTAGCGGCGGCCGGCCAGGATGCGACCGGTGTGCTCGTCGACGATCATGACCTCGCCGTTGATGACGACGTAGTCCTTGTCGACCTTGTACAGCTCCTTGGCCTTGATGGCGTTGTTCAGGAAGCCGACCAGCGGGGTGTTCACCGACTCGTAGAGGTTGTCGATGCCCAGGTAGTCCTCGACCCGGGTGACGCCCTCCTCCAGGATGCCGACGGTGCGCTTCTTCTCGTCGACCTCGTAGTCGCGCTCGATCTTCAGGCGCTGCACCAGCTTGGCGAAGTCGTTGTACCACTTGGTGGCCTGGTCGGCCGGGCCCGAGATGATCAGCGGGGTGCGGGCCTCGTCGATCAGGATCGAGTCGACCTCGTCGACGATCGCGAAGTTGTGGCCGCGCTGCACCAGTTCGTCCTGCGACCAGGCCATGTTGTCGCGCAGGTAGTCGAAGCCGAACTCGTTGTTGGTGCCGTACGTGATGTCCATCCCGTACTGGCGCTTGCGCTCGGCCGGCGACATGTTCGCCAGGATCACGCCGACCTCCAGGCCCAGGAAGCGGTGCACCCGGCCCATCCACTCCGAGTCGCGCTCGGCGAGGTAGTCGTTGACGGTGATCAGGTGCACGCCCTTGCCGGTGAGCGCGTTCAGGTACGCAGGCAGGGTGCCGACCAGGGTCTTGCCCTCGCCGGTGCGCATCTCCGCGACGTGGCCGTAGTGCAGCGCGGCGCCGCCCATGATCTGGACGTCGTAGTGGCGCTGGCCGAGCACCCGCTTGGCGGCCTCGCGAACGGTCGCGAAGGCCTCGGGGAGGAGGTCGTCAAGGCTCTCACCGTCGGCGAGGCGGGCCTTGTACTCGTCGGTCAGGGCGCGCAGCTCCTCGTCGGTGAGGTTGACGAAGTCCTCTTCGATCGAGTTGACCTGGGCGGCAATCCGCTGCAGCTTGCGGAGGATCTTGCCCTCGCCTGCGCGCAGGATCTTGTCGAAGACGGACACGTGAGCGGGCTCCTTGCCTGGATCGGCTCTGGATGACTGACGGTGGGGAGTCCACCCCACCGTACGGGCCATCGTATGCGAGGAGCCCGAGCGGCCGGGAGGTCCGTCAGCACGGTATTCCTGTGTCACCCCTGGGAGCACATCGGCCGATGCCGGGTCCAATCGGTCAAAAGCGCTCCGCCGGCGGTCGGTTGTCAGTGCCCTCGCCTAGCCTCGCCCCATGGCTGCGACCCCTGCCCCGACCGCCCGGATCTCCGCCGACCACGCCCGCCGGCTCGCGCTGCGCGCCCAGGGCCTGCTCGGCTCCCCCGATCGCCGCGCGGGCGCCCGCGGCGTGCTGCGCCGGCTCGGCGCCGTCCAGCTGGACACCATCTCGGTGCTGGCCCGCTCGCACGAACTGGTGCCGTACGCCCGGCT
The DNA window shown above is from Streptomyces sp. TLI_171 and carries:
- the secA gene encoding preprotein translocase subunit SecA — translated: MSVFDKILRAGEGKILRKLQRIAAQVNSIEEDFVNLTDEELRALTDEYKARLADGESLDDLLPEAFATVREAAKRVLGQRHYDVQIMGGAALHYGHVAEMRTGEGKTLVGTLPAYLNALTGKGVHLITVNDYLAERDSEWMGRVHRFLGLEVGVILANMSPAERKRQYGMDITYGTNNEFGFDYLRDNMAWSQDELVQRGHNFAIVDEVDSILIDEARTPLIISGPADQATKWYNDFAKLVQRLKIERDYEVDEKKRTVGILEEGVTRVEDYLGIDNLYESVNTPLVGFLNNAIKAKELYKVDKDYVVINGEVMIVDEHTGRILAGRRYNEGMHQAIEAKEGVEVQNENQTLATITLQNFFRLYGKLSGMTGTGTTEAAEFHQIYKLGVVPIPTNKSPKRIDQPDLIYKSEPAKFAAVVEDIAERHEKGQPVLVGTVSVEKSEYLSQELRKRGIPHEVLNAKHHEREAQIVAQAGRKGAVTVATNMAGRGTDIMLGGNPEHLAAAELAQRGITPEETPEEYESALPAAMEKAKLAVKAEQEEVQEIGGLYVLGTERHESRRIDNQLRGRSGRQGDPGESRFYLSLGDDLMRLFKAGMVERVLSMANVPEDVPIESKMVTRAIASAQTQVEQQNFEIRKNVLKYDEVLNRQREVIYGERRRVLEGEDLQEQVGHFMDDTVAAYVAAATGEGFEDDWDLEKLWTALKQLYPVQLDLDELEEEAADSGGLTPELLTKAIQEDIAAAYGRREDQLGEQIMRELERRVVLSVLDRRWREHLYEMDYLQEGIALRAYAQRDPLVEYQREGFDLFSAMMEGIKEESVGYLFNLEVQVEQQVEEVPVPDDEQVLLEKLEKDAVPAARPEIRAKGLEAPERKKLHYTAPSDEIGGGVIEGEFDDDGLISDGDGLTRAERRKAAKAAKGGRRRKA